Proteins encoded in a region of the Streptomyces sp. NBC_00513 genome:
- a CDS encoding BTAD domain-containing putative transcriptional regulator: MESTAVLQRDPAAPGGPALRIGVLGPLDVRLDGESRTPTAPQVRRVLAVLLLRAGRPVPLAALIEELWEIDPPRLARKTVQTYVYQLRRALARRPAPAHGPTPAPHSSDRLETRTNGYLLRLRPEEVDLWDFERRIGLARVDLDAGNAREAAGALRAALALWRGDAFADVPAGPELASRISRIEATRISALEMRVQADLQLGLHGALLDELRRLTAEHPLNERFAADLVLAAHRSGQRATALDAFTRLRRNLVRELGIEPSDWVRKLQQEVLSADPRLGAPTPAHLIPPGRPARDLATTAPATLPRLTQLPPDTPDFVGRRRELDRLLALAAPGEEPERRAAPRIVTVLGGIGTGKSVLAVRAAHLLSGCFPDGQLYARLHSDRETPISPTLILRSFLRDLHLDSVPTSDGDPAGWAEDELARRFRDHTAGRALLLLLEDAASARQILPLLPGGSRSTVITTSRVRLPGLPGAAHLTLGPMSTEDGAALFAAAVCPAGRLPGDRTAARGIVRLMGHVPLGIRAMGETLAARPMWSTADFAERLANEGQRRVELRSGTWDVLARVEQSCARLPHPAGRALTVLSRSAPGAFVVRDAAQLLGVATSTAEQLLGTLLDHHAVELNGRVPTGTREMSVPSFRIPELIRLALAGNPDADPEPRSPTAPDRPAAYATIRAGTEAGLPDPLPPLGRPA, translated from the coding sequence ATGGAGTCCACCGCGGTGCTCCAGCGGGACCCCGCCGCACCCGGGGGCCCCGCCTTGCGGATCGGGGTCCTCGGACCGCTCGACGTGCGTCTCGACGGCGAATCCCGTACCCCCACCGCGCCCCAGGTCCGACGGGTCCTGGCCGTGCTCCTGCTGCGCGCGGGACGGCCCGTGCCGCTCGCCGCCCTCATCGAGGAACTGTGGGAGATCGACCCGCCGCGGCTCGCCCGCAAGACCGTCCAGACGTACGTGTACCAGTTGCGCCGGGCCCTGGCCCGGCGGCCGGCCCCCGCGCACGGCCCCACCCCCGCACCGCACTCCTCCGACCGGCTGGAAACCCGTACGAACGGCTACCTGCTGCGGCTGCGCCCGGAGGAGGTGGACCTGTGGGACTTCGAACGCCGGATCGGACTGGCCCGCGTGGACCTGGACGCCGGCAACGCCCGCGAGGCCGCCGGGGCGCTGCGGGCGGCCCTCGCCCTGTGGCGCGGGGACGCCTTCGCCGACGTCCCCGCCGGCCCCGAACTCGCCTCCCGGATCAGCCGGATCGAGGCCACCCGGATCAGCGCCCTGGAGATGCGGGTCCAGGCGGACCTCCAACTCGGCCTCCACGGAGCGCTGCTCGACGAACTGCGCCGGCTCACCGCCGAGCACCCGCTCAACGAGAGGTTCGCCGCCGACCTGGTCCTCGCCGCACACCGATCCGGCCAACGCGCCACCGCCCTGGACGCGTTCACCCGGCTGCGCCGCAACCTCGTCCGGGAGCTGGGCATCGAGCCCTCCGACTGGGTCCGCAAACTCCAGCAGGAGGTGCTGAGCGCCGACCCGCGCCTCGGCGCGCCCACGCCCGCACATCTGATCCCGCCCGGCCGGCCCGCCCGGGACCTCGCCACGACGGCGCCCGCGACCCTCCCCAGGTTGACGCAACTCCCGCCCGACACACCGGATTTCGTCGGCCGCCGCCGCGAACTCGACCGGCTGCTCGCCCTGGCCGCCCCCGGGGAGGAACCCGAACGGCGCGCCGCACCCCGGATCGTCACCGTCCTCGGTGGCATCGGCACCGGCAAGAGCGTGCTGGCCGTCCGGGCCGCCCACCTGCTCAGCGGCTGCTTCCCCGACGGCCAGTTGTACGCCCGGCTGCACAGCGACCGGGAGACGCCGATCAGCCCCACGCTGATCCTGCGCTCCTTCCTGCGCGACCTGCACCTCGACTCCGTGCCCACCTCGGACGGGGACCCCGCCGGATGGGCCGAGGACGAGCTGGCCCGCAGGTTCCGCGACCACACCGCGGGCCGGGCGCTGCTCCTGCTGCTGGAGGACGCCGCGTCCGCCCGGCAGATCCTGCCGCTGCTGCCCGGCGGCAGCCGCAGCACCGTCATCACCACCTCCCGGGTCCGCCTGCCGGGGCTGCCGGGCGCCGCGCACCTGACGCTCGGGCCGATGAGCACCGAGGACGGCGCCGCGCTGTTCGCCGCGGCCGTCTGCCCCGCGGGCCGGCTCCCGGGCGACCGCACGGCGGCCCGGGGGATCGTCCGGCTGATGGGTCACGTCCCGCTGGGGATCAGGGCGATGGGGGAGACCCTGGCGGCCCGTCCGATGTGGTCCACGGCCGATTTCGCCGAACGACTGGCCAACGAAGGGCAACGCCGGGTAGAACTGCGCTCGGGGACCTGGGACGTGCTGGCCCGGGTCGAACAGTCCTGCGCGCGGCTGCCCCACCCGGCGGGCCGGGCGCTCACCGTACTCAGCCGTTCCGCCCCCGGAGCCTTCGTGGTCCGGGACGCCGCGCAACTCCTCGGGGTGGCCACGAGCACCGCCGAACAGCTCCTGGGCACCCTGCTGGACCACCACGCCGTCGAACTCAACGGCCGGGTCCCCACGGGAACCCGGGAGATGTCGGTGCCGTCCTTCCGGATACCGGAACTGATCCGGCTCGCCCTCGCCGGGAACCCGGACGCCGATCCGGAACCGCGGTCCCCGACCGCCCCGGACCGGCCGGCGGCGTACGCCACGATCCGCGCGGGCACGGAGGCGGGGCTTCCCGATCCTTTGCCCCCGCTTGGTCGCCCCGCGTGA
- a CDS encoding histidine phosphatase family protein produces the protein MSDLMLVRHGETAWSANGKHTGLTDIPLTARGVEEAISLAPFFLDRQPALVLTSPLRRAVATAQLAGLSDGVTDPDLHEWDYGGYEGVTTAEIRETRPNWSLWTDGVPPGDAEHPGEQAEQVGARADRALARIAEVLREDRGDVVVVAHGHFLRVLTARYLGLPPADGRLFLLRTGTVSLLSTEHELPVIAGWNTRP, from the coding sequence ATGAGTGACCTGATGCTGGTGAGGCATGGTGAGACGGCGTGGAGCGCCAACGGGAAGCACACCGGGCTGACGGACATCCCGCTGACCGCGCGCGGGGTCGAGGAGGCGATCTCCCTGGCCCCGTTCTTCCTGGACCGGCAGCCCGCCCTGGTGCTGACCAGCCCGCTGCGCCGCGCCGTGGCCACGGCCCAGCTCGCCGGGCTCAGTGACGGCGTCACCGACCCGGACCTGCACGAATGGGACTACGGCGGCTACGAGGGCGTGACCACCGCCGAGATCCGCGAGACCCGGCCGAACTGGTCGCTGTGGACCGACGGGGTCCCGCCCGGAGACGCCGAGCACCCCGGCGAGCAGGCCGAGCAGGTCGGGGCCCGCGCGGACCGCGCGCTGGCCCGGATCGCCGAGGTGCTGCGGGAGGACCGCGGCGACGTGGTGGTGGTCGCCCACGGCCACTTCCTGCGGGTACTGACGGCCCGCTACCTCGGGCTGCCCCCCGCCGACGGGCGACTGTTCCTGCTGCGCACCGGGACGGTCAGCCTCCTGTCGACCGAACACGAACTCCCGGTCATCGCGGGCTGGAACACCAGGCCCTGA
- a CDS encoding RNA polymerase sigma factor, which produces MDDRMDDQTCRRDRRTHPRGHSASGAPGTLAYEDDASDEARIAAGFAAGDERAMEAAYRRWRPLVHSLARRSLGDDREAEDVTQQVFLAAWRGRGGYRPGPGGLGAWLTGITRHKVADALEARTRRARAVAAATRAFHEFARWPAAGDRPEPEQVVDRVLILGELARLPAAQQRVMRLAFYGDLTQSQIADRTGLPLGTVKSHMRRALCVLRASVAPAVSPRTPEVAAG; this is translated from the coding sequence ATGGACGACCGGATGGACGACCAGACGTGCCGGCGCGATCGGCGGACGCACCCGCGGGGGCACTCCGCATCGGGCGCGCCGGGCACCCTGGCGTACGAGGACGACGCGTCGGACGAGGCGCGCATCGCGGCCGGCTTCGCGGCGGGCGACGAGCGCGCCATGGAGGCCGCGTACCGCCGGTGGCGGCCGCTGGTGCACTCCCTGGCGCGCCGCTCGCTCGGCGACGACCGCGAGGCCGAGGACGTGACCCAGCAGGTGTTCCTGGCCGCCTGGCGCGGCCGTGGCGGCTACCGGCCGGGCCCCGGCGGGCTCGGGGCCTGGCTGACCGGGATCACCCGCCACAAGGTGGCCGACGCCCTGGAGGCCCGGACCCGGCGGGCCCGGGCGGTCGCGGCGGCCACCCGCGCCTTCCACGAGTTCGCCCGGTGGCCCGCGGCCGGTGACCGACCGGAGCCGGAGCAGGTGGTGGACCGGGTGTTGATCCTCGGGGAGCTGGCCCGGCTGCCGGCGGCGCAGCAGCGCGTCATGCGGCTCGCCTTCTACGGGGACCTGACCCAGAGCCAGATCGCGGATCGCACGGGGCTGCCGCTGGGCACGGTCAAGAGCCACATGCGGCGGGCCCTGTGCGTCCTGCGCGCGTCGGTGGCGCCGGCCGTGTCACCCCGCACGCCGGAGGTCGCGGCCGGGTGA
- a CDS encoding MerR family transcriptional regulator, with product MTSSYRERVDPVPPHPPQDHAPELPAAALSTGAVARRLGVSPTTLRSWERRYAIGPATREDGRHRRWTAQDIARLELMCRLTAQGVPPSEAARAAVGAAPAGGDAVPESAAVPETTAAPGGPNALPLGEVRPECRGLARAAVRLDAPAVEQLLEAAVAEHGLVTAWEEIIAPTLHAVGRKWASAGERYVEVEHLLSWHVSCALRRVRPAAEQLRSSPVLLACAPGEQHTLPMEALAAVLGERGLPVRMFGAALPAEALHEAVRRTGPRAAVLWSQSRSTADRPLARSVAAIEWGLRGARGHSALLLAGPGWGTGSPDPRTERLFGLRSGLTVIENALRPTDHAEQATRTGPATGTRA from the coding sequence ATGACCTCGTCGTATCGTGAGCGGGTGGACCCCGTGCCGCCCCACCCGCCCCAGGACCACGCCCCGGAACTGCCCGCGGCGGCGTTGAGCACCGGCGCCGTGGCCCGGCGCCTCGGGGTGTCGCCCACCACCCTGCGGTCCTGGGAGCGCCGGTACGCCATCGGCCCCGCGACCCGCGAGGACGGCCGGCACCGCCGCTGGACCGCCCAGGACATCGCCCGCCTGGAGCTGATGTGCCGGTTGACCGCCCAGGGGGTACCGCCCTCCGAGGCCGCCCGGGCCGCCGTGGGCGCCGCCCCCGCCGGCGGCGACGCCGTCCCCGAGTCGGCCGCGGTCCCGGAAACCACGGCGGCGCCGGGCGGCCCCAACGCGCTCCCGCTCGGAGAGGTCCGCCCCGAGTGCAGGGGGCTCGCCCGGGCCGCCGTACGACTCGACGCCCCGGCGGTGGAACAGCTGCTGGAGGCCGCCGTCGCGGAACACGGCCTGGTCACCGCATGGGAGGAGATCATCGCGCCGACCCTGCACGCGGTGGGCCGCAAGTGGGCCTCGGCCGGGGAACGTTACGTGGAGGTGGAGCACCTGCTCTCCTGGCACGTCTCCTGCGCGCTGCGCCGGGTACGCCCCGCCGCGGAACAACTGCGCTCCTCCCCGGTGCTGTTGGCCTGCGCGCCGGGAGAGCAACACACCCTGCCCATGGAGGCGCTGGCCGCCGTGCTCGGTGAACGGGGCCTGCCGGTGAGGATGTTCGGCGCCGCCCTGCCCGCCGAGGCCCTGCACGAAGCGGTCCGGCGCACGGGCCCGCGCGCGGCCGTCCTGTGGTCCCAGTCCCGGAGCACCGCCGACCGGCCCCTGGCGCGTTCCGTCGCCGCCATCGAGTGGGGGCTGCGCGGCGCACGCGGACACTCGGCGCTGCTGCTCGCCGGACCCGGCTGGGGCACGGGATCCCCGGACCCGCGCACCGAGCGGCTGTTCGGCCTGCGCTCGGGCCTCACCGTCATCGAGAACGCCCTGCGCCCCACGGACCACGCCGAACAGGCCACGAGGACGGGCCCGGCGACCGGGACGCGAGCGTAG
- a CDS encoding deoxyribodipyrimidine photo-lyase — protein sequence MNVAVVLYTSDLRLHDHPPLRAAMSSCDRVVPLFVRDRAIEAAGFTAPNRSAFLADCLAALDAGLRERGGRLVVRSGEVVDRVCAVVREADADEVHMAAGVSAYAHAREERLRAALEAEGRRLYVHDAVITAVAPGAVRPAGGDHFAVFTPYLRRWSELPPRPSAPAPRTLRVPDDIDSEALPERTAVTGTSPGLARGGEREARRLLSGWLNDGIARYEDTHDDLAGDATSRLSPHLHFGTISPVEAVQRSRAVGGPGAEAFVRQLCWRDFHHQVLAARPAAAAEDYRARRDHWRTGADAEEEIQAWKEGRTGYPVVDAAMRQLAHEGWMHNRGRLLAASFLAKTLYVDWRAGARHFLDLLVDGDLANNQLNWQWVAGTGTDTRPNRVLNPVRQGLRYDPDGTYVHRWVPELADLPAPRVHEPWRLPAPERARFDYPDPLVELADALGRFRKGRGIE from the coding sequence ATGAACGTCGCGGTGGTCCTGTACACCTCGGACCTGCGCCTGCACGACCACCCACCGCTGCGCGCGGCCATGTCCTCCTGCGACCGGGTCGTGCCCCTCTTCGTCCGCGACCGGGCCATCGAGGCGGCCGGTTTCACAGCGCCCAACCGGTCGGCGTTCCTCGCCGACTGCCTCGCCGCCCTCGACGCCGGGCTGCGCGAACGCGGCGGACGTCTGGTGGTCCGTTCCGGCGAGGTCGTCGACCGGGTGTGCGCCGTCGTACGCGAGGCGGACGCCGACGAGGTGCACATGGCGGCCGGGGTCAGCGCGTACGCCCACGCCCGCGAGGAACGGCTGCGCGCCGCCCTGGAAGCCGAGGGCCGGCGGCTTTACGTCCACGACGCGGTGATCACGGCGGTCGCCCCTGGGGCCGTGCGGCCCGCCGGCGGGGACCACTTCGCCGTCTTCACCCCGTACCTGCGCCGCTGGAGCGAACTGCCCCCGCGCCCCAGCGCACCGGCCCCCCGCACGCTCCGGGTCCCCGACGACATCGACTCCGAGGCGCTGCCCGAGCGCACCGCCGTCACCGGGACCTCCCCGGGCCTCGCGCGCGGCGGCGAGCGCGAGGCCCGGCGACTGCTCTCCGGCTGGCTGAACGACGGCATCGCCCGCTACGAGGACACCCACGACGACCTCGCAGGCGACGCCACCTCCCGACTCTCCCCCCACCTGCACTTCGGCACGATCTCGCCCGTCGAGGCCGTCCAACGCTCCCGCGCGGTCGGCGGGCCGGGCGCCGAGGCCTTCGTCCGGCAACTGTGCTGGCGCGACTTCCACCACCAGGTGCTGGCCGCCCGCCCCGCCGCGGCGGCCGAGGACTACCGCGCCCGCCGGGACCACTGGCGCACCGGAGCCGACGCCGAGGAGGAGATCCAGGCCTGGAAGGAGGGCCGCACCGGCTATCCGGTGGTCGACGCTGCCATGCGCCAGCTCGCCCACGAGGGCTGGATGCACAACCGCGGCCGACTGTTGGCCGCGAGCTTCCTCGCCAAGACCCTGTACGTGGACTGGCGGGCCGGCGCCCGACACTTCCTCGACCTCCTCGTGGACGGGGACCTCGCCAACAACCAGCTCAACTGGCAGTGGGTGGCCGGCACGGGCACCGACACCCGGCCCAACCGGGTCCTCAACCCGGTCCGCCAAGGCCTGCGCTACGACCCCGACGGCACCTACGTGCACCGCTGGGTTCCCGAGCTCGCCGACCTGCCCGCCCCCCGGGTGCACGAGCCCTGGCGGCTGCCCGCCCCGGAACGCGCACGCTTCGACTACCCGGACCCGCTGGTCGAGCTCGCGGACGCGCTCGGCCGCTTCCGGAAAGGGCGCGGAATCGAATGA
- a CDS encoding SDR family oxidoreductase, which yields MTSLRCLVTGATGYIGGRLVPELLDAGHQVRCLARSPEKLRDHPWAGRAEVVRGDVVDPRSVGEALRDIDVAYYLVHSLGTGSGFEDRDRAAARIFAEQAHAAGVRRIVYLGGLTPTGVPIRELSTHLRSRAEVGEIFLASAVPATVLRAAVIIGSGSASFEMLRYLTERLPVMVTPSWVGTRCQPIAVRDVLRYLVGSATMPPEVSRTFDIGGPDVVTYEEMMRRYASVAELPKRLILRVPMLTPRLSSHWIGLVTPVPRRLARPLAESLRHEVVCEEHDIAEYVTDPPGTPFGFDQALALALQRVRDANVVTRWSSASLPGAPSDPLPTDPDWAGGSLYEDKRGLDVDASPDALWRVVEGIGGENGWYSFPLAWAVRGWLDRLVGGVGIRRGRRDASHLRVGDSLDFWRVEEIEPGRLLRLRAEMRLPGLAWLELRAEPDPDTAPEPAAGARTDTDHAPGRTAKATATTGTATAARSRYRQRALFHPHGLLGHMYWWSVSPFHAVVFGGMARNIARAAERQPPTPAGRPEGGSASDPDRHAEAPHDNRPPRP from the coding sequence ATGACAAGCCTGCGATGTCTGGTCACCGGGGCCACCGGCTACATCGGCGGCCGGCTGGTGCCCGAACTCCTCGACGCCGGCCATCAGGTCCGCTGCCTGGCCCGCTCCCCGGAGAAACTGCGCGACCACCCCTGGGCCGGCCGGGCCGAGGTGGTGCGCGGCGACGTCGTCGACCCGCGTTCGGTGGGGGAGGCCCTGCGCGACATCGACGTGGCCTACTACCTCGTCCACTCCCTCGGCACCGGCTCCGGCTTCGAGGACCGGGACCGCGCCGCCGCCCGGATCTTCGCCGAGCAGGCCCACGCGGCGGGGGTCCGGCGGATCGTCTACCTGGGCGGGCTCACCCCCACCGGGGTCCCGATCCGGGAACTCTCCACGCACCTGCGCTCCCGCGCCGAGGTCGGGGAGATCTTCCTGGCCTCCGCCGTCCCGGCGACCGTCCTGCGCGCCGCCGTCATCATCGGATCCGGCTCCGCCTCCTTCGAGATGCTGCGCTACCTCACCGAGCGGCTGCCCGTCATGGTCACCCCGAGCTGGGTCGGCACCCGCTGCCAGCCGATCGCCGTCCGCGACGTCCTGCGCTACCTCGTCGGCAGCGCCACGATGCCGCCCGAGGTCAGCCGGACCTTCGACATCGGCGGCCCGGACGTGGTCACGTACGAGGAGATGATGCGCCGCTACGCCTCCGTGGCCGAGCTCCCCAAACGGCTCATCCTGCGCGTCCCGATGCTCACCCCGCGACTGTCCAGCCACTGGATCGGACTGGTCACCCCGGTGCCGCGGCGCCTCGCCCGACCGCTCGCCGAATCGCTGCGCCACGAAGTGGTGTGCGAGGAGCACGACATCGCCGAGTACGTCACCGACCCGCCCGGTACACCGTTCGGCTTCGACCAGGCCCTCGCCCTCGCCCTCCAGCGGGTCCGCGACGCCAACGTGGTCACCCGCTGGTCCTCCGCCTCCCTGCCCGGCGCCCCCAGCGACCCGCTGCCCACCGACCCCGACTGGGCCGGCGGCAGCCTGTACGAGGACAAGCGGGGACTGGACGTGGACGCCTCGCCGGACGCGCTGTGGCGGGTGGTGGAGGGCATCGGCGGGGAGAACGGCTGGTACTCCTTCCCGCTCGCCTGGGCGGTACGCGGCTGGCTCGACCGGCTCGTCGGCGGCGTCGGCATCCGGCGCGGCCGGCGCGACGCGTCCCATCTGCGGGTGGGCGACTCGCTCGACTTCTGGCGGGTGGAGGAGATCGAACCGGGCCGGCTGCTGCGGTTGCGCGCCGAGATGCGGCTGCCCGGCCTGGCCTGGCTGGAACTGCGCGCGGAACCCGACCCGGACACGGCCCCGGAACCCGCCGCCGGAGCCCGCACCGACACCGACCACGCCCCGGGACGGACGGCGAAGGCGACCGCCACGACCGGGACCGCGACGGCGGCGCGTTCCCGCTACCGCCAGCGCGCCCTGTTCCACCCCCACGGGCTGCTCGGGCACATGTACTGGTGGAGCGTCTCCCCCTTCCACGCCGTGGTCTTCGGCGGCATGGCGCGCAACATCGCCCGGGCCGCCGAGCGGCAGCCCCCCACCCCGGCCGGACGACCCGAGGGCGGCAGCGCATCCGATCCGGACCGACACGCCGAAGCACCCCACGACAACCGTCCCCCACGACCCTGA
- a CDS encoding MMPL family transporter, with translation MRPSPRITRLVIPILLLLGWLAVGGVLGPYAGKLGEVATNDQAAFLPRSAESTRVVEAQRALRQAESLPAIVVWTASDGGRLTPAVQGTASAALASLTGGVGLAGPASPAVASRDGQALRGVVPLRPDLGDGLTDVLDRVRGAAGKVPGTTVSIAGPAATQADLGDAFAGIDGLLLGVALATVLVILLVVYRSVLLPLIVVFGAVLALGLACAIVYALADRGLVRVDGQVQGILSILVIGAATDYALLLTARFREELATEPDRFTAMRAAWRRTLGPVVASAATVALGLLALLLSDLTNNRALGPVGAIGIGCAVLAALTFLPAALVLSGRAAYWPARPKASDAAHPVWTRVAALVDRAPRRVWAVTLAGLLACAALSPMLVSKGVPLDEIFVNDAPSVSAQATLGRHFPGGAGNPAVVIADADRASEVVAAARATEGVADAARVGAPGPGGRVRIDATLDDAADSDAAKETVGRLRTAVHAVAGADALVGGYSAQQYDTQRTAAHDRALIVPVVLGIILVILAGLLRSLVMPLLLVATVALNFLATLGVSALVFRGVFGFTGTDASVPLYGFVFLVALGVDYNIFLMSRVREETVAHGHREGIRRGLTSTGGVITSAGVVLAATFAALGVIPLAFLAQIAFIVAFGVLLDTLVVRSLLVPALVRDIGPKSWWPGSPGDTSEHPSGSEVPVKEATR, from the coding sequence ATGCGCCCGTCACCGCGGATCACCCGCCTGGTGATTCCGATCCTGTTGTTGCTCGGCTGGCTCGCCGTCGGTGGGGTGCTCGGCCCGTACGCGGGCAAGCTCGGCGAGGTCGCCACCAACGACCAGGCCGCCTTCCTGCCGCGCAGCGCCGAGTCCACCCGGGTGGTGGAGGCGCAGCGGGCCCTGCGGCAGGCCGAGTCGCTGCCCGCGATCGTGGTGTGGACCGCCTCGGACGGCGGCCGGCTCACCCCCGCCGTCCAGGGCACGGCGAGCGCCGCGCTGGCCTCGCTGACCGGGGGCGTCGGGCTCGCGGGCCCGGCCTCCCCGGCGGTTGCCTCGCGGGACGGGCAGGCCCTGCGGGGTGTGGTGCCGCTGCGGCCGGACCTCGGCGACGGATTGACGGACGTACTGGACCGGGTGCGCGGGGCGGCCGGGAAGGTGCCGGGCACCACGGTGTCGATCGCCGGTCCGGCCGCGACCCAGGCGGACCTCGGGGACGCCTTCGCGGGCATCGACGGACTGCTGCTGGGGGTGGCGCTGGCGACGGTCCTGGTGATCCTGCTCGTGGTCTACCGCAGTGTGCTGCTGCCCCTGATCGTGGTCTTCGGCGCGGTGCTCGCCCTCGGCCTGGCCTGCGCGATCGTGTACGCGTTGGCCGATCGCGGGCTGGTCCGGGTGGACGGTCAGGTGCAGGGCATCCTGTCGATCCTGGTCATCGGCGCCGCGACGGACTACGCGCTGCTGTTGACCGCCCGGTTCCGGGAGGAACTCGCGACGGAGCCCGACCGGTTCACGGCGATGCGGGCCGCGTGGCGGCGCACGCTGGGCCCGGTCGTCGCGAGCGCCGCCACCGTCGCGCTGGGCCTGCTGGCGCTCCTGCTGAGCGACCTGACCAACAACCGGGCGTTGGGACCGGTGGGGGCGATCGGCATCGGTTGCGCCGTGCTCGCCGCGTTGACGTTCCTGCCCGCCGCGCTGGTCCTGTCGGGCCGGGCCGCCTACTGGCCGGCCCGCCCGAAGGCCTCCGACGCCGCGCATCCCGTCTGGACCCGGGTGGCGGCGCTGGTGGACCGGGCGCCGCGCCGGGTGTGGGCCGTGACCCTGGCCGGGCTGCTGGCCTGCGCGGCCCTCTCCCCGATGCTGGTCTCCAAGGGGGTGCCGCTCGACGAGATCTTCGTGAACGACGCCCCGTCGGTGTCGGCGCAGGCCACGCTGGGCCGGCATTTCCCGGGGGGTGCGGGCAACCCCGCCGTGGTGATCGCGGACGCGGACCGGGCCTCCGAGGTGGTGGCGGCCGCGCGGGCCACCGAGGGCGTCGCCGACGCGGCGCGGGTGGGCGCCCCGGGCCCCGGCGGCAGGGTCCGGATCGACGCGACGCTGGACGACGCGGCCGACAGCGACGCGGCCAAGGAGACGGTGGGCCGGTTGCGGACCGCCGTGCACGCGGTCGCGGGCGCGGACGCGCTGGTCGGCGGGTACTCGGCCCAGCAGTACGACACCCAGCGGACGGCGGCCCACGACCGCGCCCTGATCGTGCCGGTGGTGCTCGGGATCATCCTGGTGATCCTGGCGGGGTTGCTGCGCTCGCTGGTGATGCCCCTGTTGCTGGTGGCGACGGTCGCGCTGAACTTCCTCGCCACGCTCGGCGTGTCCGCCCTCGTCTTCCGGGGCGTGTTCGGGTTCACCGGGACGGACGCCTCGGTCCCGCTGTACGGGTTCGTCTTCCTGGTCGCCCTCGGGGTGGACTACAACATCTTTCTGATGTCCCGGGTTCGCGAGGAGACCGTGGCGCACGGTCACCGCGAGGGCATCCGGCGCGGTCTGACCTCCACCGGCGGAGTGATCACCTCGGCGGGTGTGGTCCTCGCGGCGACCTTCGCCGCGCTGGGGGTGATTCCGCTCGCCTTCCTGGCGCAGATCGCGTTCATCGTGGCCTTCGGCGTCCTGTTGGACACCCTCGTCGTGCGTTCGCTGCTGGTTCCCGCCCTGGTCAGGGACATCGGACCGAAATCCTGGTGGCCCGGTTCGCCCGGAGACACATCCGAGCACCCCTCCGGCTCCGAAGTACCGGTCAAGGAGGCAACACGATGA
- a CDS encoding NAD(P)/FAD-dependent oxidoreductase — protein sequence MNERGRSRPRTAVVGGGVSGLTAAYVLARSHEVTLYEADDRLGGHAHTHELKGTDGELRSVDSGFIVHNDRTYPHLLRLFGELGVATRPTTMSLSVHCEGCGLEYAGARGPRGLFAQPRAAANLAYLRMLAQVPAFHRQARRLLATPSAGPEITLARFLRQGRFGAYFTGHFAIPLVASVWSCPPDTALRYPARYLFRFLAHHGLLSVGGSPNWRTVEGGSARYVELLRERLGTGAVRVGTPVRAVERTAEGARITTADGTSTAYDSVVVAVHADQALRLLADPSDAEREALGAFGYSRNRTVLHTDASVLPRAAGARGCWNYRLSGCRPQDGHVRVSYDMNRLQGLDAPEPYVVTLNADDRVRPDLVLAEMDYEHPVYTPESVAAQRLLPALSGPVTAYAGAYHGWGFHEDGCRSGVEAAAALGVSW from the coding sequence ATGAACGAGCGAGGACGATCACGACCGCGTACGGCCGTGGTCGGCGGGGGTGTCTCGGGGCTGACGGCGGCATACGTGCTGGCGCGCTCCCACGAGGTGACCCTGTACGAGGCCGACGACCGGCTGGGCGGGCACGCCCACACCCATGAGCTGAAGGGGACGGACGGCGAGCTGCGGTCGGTGGATTCCGGGTTCATCGTCCACAACGACCGTACCTACCCGCATCTGTTGCGCCTCTTCGGCGAGTTGGGGGTGGCCACCCGACCGACGACGATGAGCCTGTCGGTGCACTGCGAGGGCTGTGGGCTGGAGTACGCGGGGGCGCGCGGTCCGCGCGGGCTGTTCGCGCAGCCGCGGGCCGCCGCGAACCTGGCCTACCTGCGGATGCTGGCCCAGGTGCCGGCCTTCCACCGGCAGGCCCGGCGGTTGCTGGCGACCCCGTCGGCCGGTCCCGAGATCACGCTGGCCCGGTTCCTGCGGCAGGGCCGGTTCGGGGCGTACTTCACCGGGCACTTCGCCATCCCGCTGGTGGCCTCGGTGTGGTCCTGCCCGCCGGACACCGCGCTGCGCTACCCCGCCCGCTACCTGTTCCGCTTCCTCGCCCATCACGGTCTGCTGTCGGTGGGCGGCTCACCGAACTGGCGTACGGTCGAAGGTGGTTCGGCCCGGTACGTGGAGCTGCTCCGCGAGCGGCTCGGTACGGGGGCGGTCCGGGTGGGCACTCCCGTACGGGCCGTGGAGCGCACCGCGGAGGGCGCGCGGATCACCACCGCGGACGGGACGTCCACGGCGTACGACTCGGTGGTCGTCGCCGTCCACGCCGATCAGGCGCTGCGCCTGCTGGCCGACCCCTCGGACGCCGAACGCGAGGCGCTGGGCGCGTTCGGCTACTCCCGCAACCGGACCGTGCTGCACACCGACGCCTCAGTGCTGCCGCGTGCGGCCGGGGCCCGGGGCTGCTGGAACTACCGGCTGTCCGGCTGCCGCCCCCAGGACGGTCACGTGCGGGTCAGCTACGACATGAACCGGCTCCAGGGTCTCGACGCGCCGGAGCCGTACGTGGTGACGCTGAACGCCGACGACCGGGTCCGCCCGGACCTGGTCCTGGCCGAGATGGACTACGAACACCCCGTCTACACGCCGGAGTCGGTGGCCGCGCAGCGTCTGCTGCCCGCGCTGTCGGGGCCGGTGACGGCCTACGCCGGCGCGTACCACGGGTGGGGGTTCCACGAGGACGGCTGCCGCTCGGGCGTGGAGGCGGCGGCGGCGCTGGGGGTGAGCTGGTGA